A DNA window from Actinomadura coerulea contains the following coding sequences:
- the hisF gene encoding imidazole glycerol phosphate synthase subunit HisF — MTVAVRVIPCLDVDAGRVVKGVNFQNLRDAGDPVELARRYDAEGADELTFLDITASSADRSTTYDVVRRTAEQVFIPLTVGGGIRTVEDVDRLLREGADKVSINTAAIARPEFLREAAHRFGSQCVVLSVDARRAAGTPSGFEVTTHGGRKGTGIDAIEWARQGAELGVGEILLNSMDADGTKAGFDLEMLRLVREAVTVPVIASGGAGAVEHFAPAVEAGADAVLAASVFHFGQLKISDVKAALGAAGRPVR; from the coding sequence GTGACCGTCGCCGTGCGGGTGATCCCGTGCCTGGACGTCGACGCCGGGCGCGTGGTCAAGGGCGTCAACTTCCAGAACCTGCGGGACGCCGGCGACCCCGTGGAGCTGGCGCGCCGCTACGACGCCGAGGGCGCCGACGAGCTGACGTTCCTCGACATCACCGCCTCCAGCGCCGACCGCTCCACGACCTACGACGTGGTGCGGCGCACCGCCGAGCAGGTGTTCATCCCGCTGACGGTCGGCGGCGGCATCCGCACGGTCGAGGACGTCGACCGGCTGCTGCGCGAGGGCGCCGACAAGGTCTCGATCAACACCGCGGCGATCGCGCGGCCGGAGTTCCTGCGGGAGGCCGCGCACCGGTTCGGGTCGCAGTGCGTCGTGCTGTCGGTGGACGCCCGGCGCGCCGCGGGGACGCCGTCCGGCTTCGAGGTCACCACGCACGGCGGCCGCAAGGGCACCGGCATCGACGCGATCGAGTGGGCCCGTCAGGGGGCGGAGCTCGGCGTCGGGGAGATCCTGCTGAACTCCATGGACGCCGACGGCACCAAGGCCGGGTTCGACCTGGAGATGCTGCGCCTCGTCCGGGAGGCCGTCACCGTCCCGGTGATCGCCAGCGGGGGCGCGGGGGCGGTCGAGCACTTCGCCCCCGCCGTGGAGGCGGGCGCGGACGCCGTCCTCGCCGCCAGCGTCTTCCACTTCGGCCAGCTCAAGATCTCCGACGTCAAGGCCGCGCTGGGCGCCGCCGGCAGGCCCGTTCGCTGA
- a CDS encoding ATP-grasp domain-containing protein, translated as MNIALATFSLLPDGSDDVQDLIGALAAEGAAAEPVVWDADVDWSRRDLVVICSTWDYTARRDEFAAWAESLPRVLNSAAIVRWNTDKRYLRDLADAGVPVVPTLWDPDDIPSQWPEYVIKPAVSVGAGDTARWGPGEEDAARAHLRSLREAGRTAMVQPYLSAVDTAGETALVFLDGEYSHAGRKAQILTAGAGVQGSVWGDPTRGKVTASTATEAELELAARALAAVPHGDDLLYARVDMIPGPDGAPMLIELELTEPALYLRHAPGSAERLAKAIISRVR; from the coding sequence ATGAACATCGCTCTCGCGACCTTCTCGCTGCTGCCCGACGGAAGCGACGACGTCCAGGACCTGATCGGCGCCCTGGCGGCGGAGGGCGCCGCCGCCGAGCCCGTCGTCTGGGACGCCGATGTCGACTGGTCCCGCCGCGACCTCGTCGTCATCTGCTCCACCTGGGACTACACCGCCCGGCGGGACGAGTTCGCGGCATGGGCGGAGAGCCTGCCCCGCGTCCTCAACTCCGCCGCGATCGTGCGGTGGAACACCGACAAGCGCTACCTGCGCGACCTCGCCGACGCGGGCGTCCCGGTCGTCCCGACCCTCTGGGATCCGGACGACATCCCCTCGCAGTGGCCCGAGTACGTCATCAAGCCCGCCGTCTCGGTCGGCGCGGGCGACACCGCCCGCTGGGGCCCCGGCGAGGAGGACGCGGCCCGCGCCCACCTGCGCTCGCTCCGCGAGGCGGGCCGGACGGCGATGGTCCAGCCGTACCTGTCCGCGGTCGACACGGCCGGTGAGACGGCGCTGGTCTTCCTCGACGGCGAGTACAGCCACGCCGGGCGCAAGGCGCAGATCCTCACCGCCGGGGCGGGCGTCCAGGGCTCGGTCTGGGGCGACCCAACGCGCGGGAAGGTCACCGCGTCCACGGCGACGGAGGCCGAGCTGGAGCTGGCCGCCCGCGCCCTGGCCGCCGTCCCGCACGGCGACGATCTCCTCTACGCCCGCGTCGACATGATCCCCGGCCCGGACGGCGCCCCGATGCTCATCGAGCTCGAACTGACCGAACCCGCCCTCTACCTCCGCCACGCCCCGGGGAGCGCGGAGAGGCTCGCGAAGGCGATCATTTCCCGGGTGCGCTGA
- a CDS encoding CocE/NonD family hydrolase, with translation MAPWDRLPVPPIRLPRPKGLPWPAGLSWPAGLPWPWGLAPYTVERDLPATMPDGVVLLADRYVPAGVERPPTILVRTPYGRRGPAALANGLLFVPFGFQLVVQSARGTSGSGGEFDPLGSERTDGLATVEWLKRRPWFHGSFATFGPSYLGYAAWAIAAEAGPELKAMSLQITASTFRDAAYVGGSFALESTLTWTGLTHRQQRRLGMLTAPLTSRRRAVRAARSGRPLAELDVLAGGEPMRFYQDLLASHGAASGYWDTRDFSATVGEVAAPATLLGGWYDVFLPWMIKDYLALRAAGRVPYLTIGPWWHTDARHGLPAIRESLAWFRAHLQGDPSGLRRDPVRVYVTGAREWRYYRDWPPPGTRRARWHLHAGGGLGEDGPRGAEPSAYRFDPARPTPALGGPTLLGSSRPVDNRPLERRPDVLVFTSAPLDADLDVIGPVGADLFVRSDREHTDFVVRLCDVSPDGTSRNVCEGGLRLPSASAAPVGTGGVLRLAVDLWPAGHRFQQGHRVRVHVTSGAHPKVAANPGTGEPLATAATRMVTARQEVLHDPDHPSAIILPVAARSPEAAAPAPEEEAP, from the coding sequence ATGGCGCCCTGGGACCGACTGCCCGTCCCGCCGATCAGGCTGCCCCGGCCGAAGGGCCTGCCGTGGCCGGCGGGGCTTTCCTGGCCGGCGGGTCTGCCGTGGCCGTGGGGCCTGGCCCCCTACACCGTCGAGCGCGACCTTCCGGCGACCATGCCGGACGGGGTCGTCCTCCTCGCCGACCGGTACGTCCCGGCCGGGGTGGAGCGGCCCCCCACCATCCTCGTCCGCACCCCCTACGGGCGCCGCGGCCCCGCCGCCCTCGCCAACGGCCTGCTGTTCGTCCCGTTCGGCTTCCAGCTGGTCGTGCAGAGCGCCCGCGGGACCTCCGGGTCCGGCGGCGAGTTCGACCCCCTCGGCAGCGAGCGCACCGACGGGCTCGCCACCGTCGAGTGGCTGAAGCGCCGGCCCTGGTTCCACGGCTCGTTCGCCACGTTCGGGCCGAGCTACCTCGGCTACGCGGCCTGGGCGATCGCCGCCGAGGCCGGGCCCGAGCTGAAGGCGATGTCCCTGCAGATCACCGCGTCCACCTTCCGGGACGCCGCCTACGTGGGCGGGTCGTTCGCGCTGGAGTCCACCCTCACCTGGACCGGCCTCACGCACCGCCAGCAGCGGCGGCTCGGCATGCTGACCGCGCCGCTGACGTCGCGTCGCCGCGCCGTGCGCGCCGCCCGCTCCGGCCGCCCGCTCGCCGAGCTGGACGTGCTGGCCGGCGGCGAGCCCATGCGCTTCTACCAGGACCTGCTCGCGAGCCACGGGGCCGCCAGCGGCTACTGGGACACCCGCGACTTCAGCGCCACCGTCGGCGAGGTCGCCGCGCCCGCCACCCTCCTCGGCGGCTGGTACGACGTGTTCCTGCCCTGGATGATCAAGGATTACCTGGCGCTGCGCGCCGCCGGGCGCGTCCCGTACCTGACGATCGGCCCCTGGTGGCACACCGACGCGCGGCACGGCCTCCCGGCGATCCGCGAGTCGCTCGCCTGGTTCCGCGCCCACCTGCAAGGCGATCCGTCCGGGCTGCGGCGCGACCCCGTCCGCGTCTACGTCACCGGCGCCCGCGAGTGGCGGTACTACCGCGACTGGCCCCCGCCGGGCACGCGGCGCGCGCGCTGGCACCTGCACGCGGGCGGCGGCCTCGGCGAGGACGGCCCGCGCGGCGCCGAACCCAGCGCCTACCGCTTCGACCCCGCCCGCCCGACGCCCGCGCTCGGCGGCCCCACCCTGCTCGGCAGCTCCCGCCCCGTCGACAACCGCCCGCTGGAGCGGCGGCCGGACGTGCTGGTGTTCACCTCCGCGCCGCTCGACGCCGACCTGGACGTCATCGGCCCGGTCGGCGCCGACCTGTTCGTCCGCTCCGACCGCGAGCACACCGACTTCGTCGTCCGGCTCTGCGACGTCTCCCCGGACGGGACGTCCCGCAACGTCTGCGAAGGCGGCCTTCGCCTGCCCTCCGCCTCGGCGGCGCCCGTCGGGACCGGCGGGGTGCTCCGCCTCGCCGTCGACCTGTGGCCCGCGGGCCACCGGTTCCAGCAGGGCCACCGCGTCCGCGTCCACGTCACCAGCGGCGCCCACCCGAAGGTCGCCGCCAACCCCGGCACCGGGGAGCCCCTCGCCACCGCCGCGACGAGAATGGTCACCGCCCGGCAGGAGGTCCTGCACGACCCCGACCACCCGTCCGCGATCATCCTTCCCGTCGCCGCGCGCTCCCCCGAGGCCGCGGCCCCGGCCCCCGAGGAGGAGGCCCCGTGA
- a CDS encoding acyl-CoA dehydrogenase family protein produces MGLLEETANEILAGDDPWRALEESGLALAGVPEEAGGSGGGLADAAAVLRAAGYHAADVPLAETLLAGRLLADAGLRAAPGALTAMSGDVEAVEGRDGPVLSGTFRRVPRAREARSLVVLGRGLVAVVDPARAQITAGANVAGEPRDDVVLSGVPAREAAPCAVDAAELLRRGALARAVQLTGAMARALDLSVRYAGEREQFGRPIGRFQAVQQMLAELAGEATVADVAVRAAVRAPGDPVAVAAAKANASRAAGAVAAIAHQVHGALGATEEHPLRRVTLRLWSWRDEYGGETAWADELGAALAAAPDPWALVTGT; encoded by the coding sequence ATGGGGCTGCTGGAAGAGACCGCGAACGAGATCCTCGCCGGCGACGACCCGTGGCGGGCGCTTGAGGAGTCCGGTCTGGCGCTGGCCGGGGTGCCGGAGGAGGCGGGCGGCAGCGGCGGCGGCCTCGCCGACGCCGCCGCCGTCCTGCGCGCGGCCGGGTACCACGCCGCGGACGTGCCGCTGGCCGAGACGCTGCTGGCCGGGCGGCTGCTCGCCGATGCGGGGCTGCGGGCGGCCCCCGGCGCTCTCACGGCCATGTCCGGCGACGTCGAGGCGGTCGAGGGCCGTGACGGCCCCGTCCTGAGCGGGACGTTCCGCCGGGTCCCCCGGGCACGCGAGGCGCGGTCCCTGGTCGTCCTGGGCCGCGGTCTCGTCGCCGTCGTCGATCCGGCGCGGGCGCAGATCACCGCGGGCGCGAACGTGGCGGGTGAGCCGCGCGACGACGTCGTCCTGTCCGGCGTCCCGGCACGGGAGGCGGCGCCGTGCGCGGTGGACGCGGCCGAGCTGCTGCGGCGGGGCGCGCTGGCGCGGGCCGTCCAGCTGACCGGGGCGATGGCCCGGGCGCTGGACCTGTCCGTCCGGTACGCGGGCGAACGCGAGCAGTTCGGGAGGCCGATCGGGCGGTTCCAGGCCGTCCAGCAGATGCTGGCGGAGCTGGCCGGGGAGGCGACGGTCGCGGACGTCGCGGTCCGGGCCGCCGTCCGCGCCCCCGGCGACCCGGTCGCCGTGGCGGCCGCCAAGGCGAACGCGTCGCGGGCCGCGGGCGCGGTCGCCGCGATCGCCCACCAGGTGCACGGCGCGCTCGGCGCCACCGAGGAGCACCCCCTGCGCCGGGTCACCCTGCGGCTGTGGTCGTGGCGGGACGAGTACGGCGGCGAGACCGCCTGGGCCGACGAACTCGGCGCCGCGCTCGCCGCCGCCCCCGACCCGTGGGCGCTCGTCACCGGCACCTGA
- a CDS encoding acyl-CoA dehydrogenase family protein, translating to MAALPGLTPGTLPPETAALRSRVREFLAETPFTARCDSWLTGADPAFSRLLGERGWLGMTLPERYGGHGRSPLERFVVVEELLAAGAPVGAHWIADRQTGPSILAHGTEEQKRRFLPPIARGECFFAIGMSEPDTGSDLASVRTRAERDGGGWRLHGTKVWTSGAHIAHAILVLARSAPRSQDRHAGLGQFIVPLPDDRVAIRPIRGLSGEHHFNEVVLDGVFVPDALVLGRAGDGWRQVTAELAYERGGPERLLSTFLLIRLLHGRAAGPAARRALGALTARLWALRQASLGVAGALARGETPELAAALVKDLGTRFEREVVEAAREHAGVEPDPGSPDPLARALAESVVQAPGFTLRGGTNEILRGIVARGLGVR from the coding sequence GTGGCGGCACTGCCCGGCCTGACCCCCGGCACGCTCCCGCCCGAGACCGCCGCGCTGCGGTCCCGGGTCCGGGAGTTCCTGGCCGAGACGCCCTTCACGGCCCGCTGCGACAGCTGGCTCACCGGCGCCGACCCCGCCTTCAGCCGGCTGCTGGGCGAGCGCGGCTGGCTGGGCATGACGCTCCCCGAGCGCTACGGCGGGCACGGGCGCTCACCGCTGGAGCGGTTCGTGGTGGTCGAGGAACTGCTGGCCGCCGGGGCCCCGGTGGGCGCGCACTGGATCGCCGACCGGCAGACCGGCCCGTCCATCCTGGCCCACGGCACCGAGGAGCAGAAGAGGCGGTTCCTGCCGCCGATCGCGCGCGGCGAGTGCTTCTTCGCGATCGGGATGAGCGAGCCCGACACGGGCTCCGACCTGGCATCGGTCCGGACCCGCGCCGAGCGCGACGGCGGCGGGTGGCGGCTGCACGGCACCAAGGTGTGGACGAGCGGCGCGCACATCGCCCACGCGATCCTCGTCCTGGCCCGGAGCGCGCCCCGCTCGCAGGACCGCCACGCGGGCCTCGGCCAGTTCATCGTGCCCCTGCCGGACGACCGCGTGGCGATCAGGCCGATCCGGGGCCTGTCCGGCGAGCACCACTTCAACGAGGTCGTCCTCGACGGCGTGTTCGTGCCGGACGCGCTGGTCCTCGGCCGCGCCGGGGACGGGTGGCGGCAGGTCACCGCCGAGCTGGCCTACGAGCGCGGCGGCCCCGAGCGGCTGCTCAGCACGTTCCTGCTCATCCGGCTCCTGCACGGCCGCGCCGCGGGGCCCGCGGCGCGGCGGGCGCTCGGCGCGCTGACCGCGCGCCTGTGGGCGCTGCGGCAGGCGTCGCTGGGAGTGGCGGGCGCCCTCGCCCGGGGCGAGACGCCGGAGCTGGCCGCGGCCCTGGTCAAGGACCTCGGGACGCGGTTCGAGCGCGAGGTCGTCGAGGCGGCGCGCGAGCACGCGGGCGTGGAGCCCGACCCCGGCTCCCCCGACCCGCTGGCCCGCGCGCTGGCCGAGTCGGTCGTCCAGGCGCCCGGGTTCACGCTGCGGGGCGGCACCAACGAGATCCTGCGGGGCATCGTCGCCCGCGGCCTGGGAGTGCGCTGA
- a CDS encoding winged helix DNA-binding domain-containing protein, translating to MRSMNTAERRARLALRHRLCAPARTDDVLEIVRSVLVLHATDPATVHLSVAARSVHAVPAAMEKALYEDRTLLRMLAMRRTMFVAPTDLVPVLQASTANALAARQRATYARMIERGSDVTDGPALFVRAEEAAHEALLARGRATGAQLSADVPMLRTQVEMAPGKSYSRATNITTWVLVTLGCEGRIVRGRPNGSWTSSQYVWSPMETWLPGGIEALPAAEARADLVRRWLRVFGPAPAADLKWWTGWSAGDVKKALALLDVTEVDLGGATGLVLSDDLEPTPAPEPWAALLPALDPTPMGWQERGWFLGAHGPLLFDRNGNIGPSVWWDGRIVGGWAQRRDGEIVFRLLEDVGAGARAAVVREAARMAEWYGDVRAIPRFRTPLERELTA from the coding sequence ATGCGTTCGATGAACACGGCGGAGCGCCGCGCCCGGCTCGCGCTCCGCCACCGGCTCTGCGCGCCGGCCAGGACCGACGACGTCCTCGAGATCGTCCGGTCCGTGCTGGTCCTGCACGCCACGGACCCGGCCACCGTCCACCTGTCGGTCGCGGCCCGCAGCGTCCACGCCGTCCCGGCGGCCATGGAGAAGGCCCTGTACGAGGACCGCACGCTCCTGCGGATGCTGGCGATGCGCCGGACGATGTTCGTCGCGCCGACCGACCTGGTCCCGGTGCTGCAGGCGTCCACGGCGAACGCGCTGGCGGCCAGGCAGCGCGCCACCTACGCGCGGATGATCGAGCGCGGCAGCGACGTCACCGACGGGCCGGCCCTGTTCGTCCGGGCCGAGGAGGCCGCCCACGAGGCGCTGCTGGCGCGCGGCCGGGCGACGGGCGCCCAGCTCAGCGCTGACGTGCCCATGCTGCGGACCCAGGTCGAGATGGCGCCCGGCAAGTCCTACTCGCGGGCCACGAACATCACCACCTGGGTGCTGGTCACGCTCGGCTGCGAGGGCCGCATCGTGCGGGGGCGGCCGAACGGGTCGTGGACGAGCAGCCAGTACGTGTGGTCGCCCATGGAGACGTGGCTGCCCGGCGGCATCGAGGCGCTCCCGGCCGCCGAGGCCCGCGCCGACCTCGTCCGCCGCTGGCTGCGCGTGTTCGGGCCCGCGCCGGCGGCCGACCTGAAGTGGTGGACGGGCTGGAGCGCGGGCGACGTCAAGAAGGCCCTCGCGCTCCTGGACGTCACCGAGGTGGACCTCGGCGGCGCCACCGGCCTCGTCCTGTCCGACGACCTGGAGCCCACGCCCGCGCCGGAGCCGTGGGCGGCGCTGCTGCCCGCGCTCGACCCGACGCCGATGGGCTGGCAGGAGCGCGGCTGGTTCCTCGGCGCCCACGGCCCGCTGCTGTTCGACCGCAACGGCAACATCGGGCCGTCGGTCTGGTGGGACGGCCGCATCGTCGGCGGGTGGGCGCAGCGCAGGGACGGCGAGATCGTCTTCCGCCTCCTGGAGGACGTGGGCGCCGGCGCGCGGGCCGCCGTCGTGCGGGAGGCGGCCCGCATGGCGGAGTGGTACGGCGACGTCCGCGCCATCCCCCGGTTCCGCACCCCGCTGGAGCGCGAGCTGACGGCATGA
- a CDS encoding 1-hydroxy-2-methyl-2-butenyl 4-diphosphate reductase, which produces MNFTEGAGAAGGAGWDDAVDAPMLGPVVCAALGMEARAVRRGLTRTPVVVVGYRARRADRLPAACAALVVAGFGGALDERLRPGDVLVAEEIRGVGAGGKAVPCAAPRLLAEELIRDGLSAQVGPLVTTDRVVRGAERALLAAQGARLADMESALVAERAGPLPVAAVRVVVDGPRHPLWHPGIVRRGLAGRRVLARIGPALERWSALLVRGEEGTSEGSAAGRA; this is translated from the coding sequence GTGAACTTCACCGAAGGGGCCGGCGCCGCCGGAGGGGCGGGCTGGGACGACGCCGTGGACGCGCCGATGCTCGGCCCGGTGGTGTGCGCCGCGCTCGGCATGGAGGCGCGCGCGGTCCGGCGCGGCCTCACCCGGACCCCGGTCGTGGTCGTCGGCTACCGGGCGCGGCGCGCCGACCGGCTCCCGGCAGCCTGCGCCGCCCTCGTCGTCGCCGGGTTCGGCGGGGCGCTCGACGAGCGGCTGCGGCCCGGCGACGTCCTGGTCGCCGAGGAGATCCGCGGCGTCGGCGCGGGCGGGAAGGCGGTGCCGTGCGCCGCGCCGCGCCTGCTCGCCGAGGAGCTCATCCGGGACGGGCTGAGCGCGCAGGTCGGCCCGCTGGTCACCACCGACCGCGTCGTCAGGGGCGCGGAGCGGGCCCTGCTGGCGGCGCAGGGCGCGCGGCTGGCGGACATGGAGTCGGCGCTCGTCGCCGAGCGCGCCGGACCGCTGCCGGTCGCGGCCGTCCGCGTCGTCGTCGACGGCCCGCGGCATCCGCTGTGGCACCCGGGCATCGTCCGCCGAGGGCTGGCGGGACGGCGCGTCCTGGCCCGGATCGGGCCCGCGCTGGAGCGCTGGAGCGCCCTGCTCGTGCGGGGCGAGGAGGGCACCAGCGAGGGAAGCGCCGCCGGCCGCGCCTGA
- a CDS encoding ABC transporter ATP-binding protein: MTTVTDTAAPKPGSAPGLSDTAAEGAISTLRRGLRLTPEFRAGLAGTLVLALVSTAGRVVVPVAVQQTIDKGLGRPDGPDLDFIRTAVLLCAAAVLVTAVCAYLMNVRLYRTSEGGLASLRVRAFRHVHDLSMLTQSGERRGALVSRVTGDVDQISQFMQSGGLMFIVSIGQLVVASVLMAVYSWPLALLVWAAFVPLAFALRRFQRILSRAYMGVRERMGDLLAAVSESVVGAPVIRAYASEERTGRRVDETVESYRSAQTRAQAMVALTFPVSELVAALATAAVVIAGTLLGVAGELSAGRLIAFLFLVTLFVSPMQTATEVLNEAQNAIAGWRRVLGVLDTAPDVADPGEAGVTLPRGPIEVRFESVGFAYPGGPPVLHEVSAAIAPRSRVAIVGQTGSGKTTFAKLLTRLMDPVSGRVLVDGVPLDRVRFSSLRERIVMVPQDGFLFDATLADNIRYGHPDASDEDLVLALTELGLADWLDGLPEGLATPVGQRGESLSAGERQLVALARAYIADPDLLVLDEATSAVDPATEVRIQRALDGVTRGRTAIAIAHRLSTAEAADEVIVFEAGRIVQRGPHAELVAEPGVYADLHASWVAQRSL; the protein is encoded by the coding sequence ATGACGACGGTGACCGACACGGCGGCCCCGAAGCCGGGGAGCGCGCCGGGACTGAGCGACACCGCGGCGGAGGGTGCGATCAGCACGCTGCGGCGCGGGCTGCGGCTGACCCCGGAGTTCCGGGCGGGGCTGGCCGGGACGCTGGTGCTCGCGCTGGTGTCGACGGCCGGGCGGGTGGTGGTGCCCGTGGCCGTCCAGCAGACGATCGACAAGGGGCTCGGCCGCCCGGACGGCCCCGACCTGGACTTCATCCGGACGGCGGTGCTGCTGTGCGCGGCGGCCGTCCTGGTGACGGCCGTGTGCGCGTACCTGATGAACGTGCGGCTGTACAGGACGTCCGAGGGCGGGCTGGCGTCGCTGCGGGTGCGGGCTTTCCGGCACGTCCACGACCTGTCGATGCTCACGCAGAGCGGCGAGCGGCGGGGCGCGCTGGTGTCGCGGGTGACCGGCGACGTCGACCAGATCAGCCAGTTCATGCAGTCCGGCGGGCTGATGTTCATCGTGTCGATCGGGCAGCTGGTCGTGGCGAGCGTGCTGATGGCCGTCTACTCGTGGCCGCTGGCGCTGCTGGTGTGGGCGGCGTTCGTGCCGCTGGCGTTCGCGCTGCGCCGCTTCCAGCGGATCCTGTCGAGGGCGTACATGGGGGTGCGGGAGCGGATGGGCGACCTGCTGGCGGCGGTCAGCGAGTCGGTGGTGGGCGCCCCGGTGATCCGCGCCTACGCCTCGGAGGAGCGCACCGGCCGGCGGGTTGACGAGACCGTGGAGTCCTACCGTTCGGCGCAGACGCGGGCTCAGGCGATGGTCGCCCTGACGTTCCCGGTCAGCGAGCTGGTGGCGGCGCTCGCCACCGCCGCCGTCGTGATCGCCGGGACGCTGCTCGGCGTCGCCGGGGAGCTGTCGGCCGGGCGGCTCATCGCGTTCCTGTTCCTGGTGACGCTGTTCGTGAGCCCGATGCAGACGGCCACCGAGGTCCTGAACGAGGCGCAGAACGCGATCGCGGGCTGGCGGCGGGTGCTCGGCGTGCTGGACACCGCCCCGGACGTCGCCGACCCCGGCGAGGCGGGCGTGACGCTGCCGCGCGGTCCCATCGAGGTGCGGTTCGAGTCGGTGGGGTTCGCCTACCCGGGCGGTCCGCCCGTCCTGCACGAGGTGAGCGCCGCCATCGCGCCGCGCAGCCGCGTCGCGATCGTCGGGCAGACCGGGTCGGGCAAGACGACGTTCGCCAAGCTGCTCACCCGGCTCATGGACCCGGTGTCGGGCCGCGTCCTCGTGGACGGCGTGCCGCTGGACCGCGTCCGGTTCTCGTCGCTGCGCGAGCGGATCGTCATGGTGCCGCAGGACGGGTTCCTGTTCGACGCGACGCTCGCCGACAACATCCGGTACGGGCATCCGGACGCCTCCGACGAGGACCTCGTCCTCGCGCTGACCGAGCTGGGCCTCGCCGACTGGCTGGACGGCCTCCCCGAGGGCCTCGCCACGCCCGTGGGGCAGCGGGGCGAGTCGCTGTCGGCGGGCGAGCGCCAGCTCGTCGCGCTGGCCCGCGCCTACATCGCCGACCCGGACCTGCTCGTGCTGGACGAGGCGACCTCCGCCGTGGACCCGGCCACCGAGGTGCGGATCCAGCGGGCGCTGGACGGGGTGACGCGGGGCCGCACGGCGATCGCGATCGCGCACCGGCTGTCCACGGCCGAGGCGGCCGACGAGGTGATCGTCTTCGAGGCGGGGCGGATCGTGCAGCGCGGCCCGCACGCCGAACTCGTCGCCGAGCCGGGCGTGTACGCCGATCTGCACGCCTCCTGGGTCGCCCAGCGGAGCCTGTGA